A single genomic interval of Nocardioides nitrophenolicus harbors:
- a CDS encoding acyl carrier protein: MSTEEIRAALAEIVNEVAGIPADSVQLDKSFSDDLDVDSLSMVEVVVEAEEKFGVTIPDDEVKNLKTVGDAVAYIERNRAA; the protein is encoded by the coding sequence ATGAGCACCGAAGAGATCCGCGCCGCCCTCGCCGAGATCGTCAACGAGGTCGCCGGCATCCCGGCCGACAGCGTGCAGCTGGACAAGTCGTTCAGCGACGACCTGGACGTCGACTCGCTCTCCATGGTCGAGGTCGTCGTCGAGGCCGAGGAGAAGTTCGGCGTCACCATCCCCGACGACGAGGTCAAGAACCTCAAGACCGTCGGTGACGCCGTCGCCTACATCGAGCGCAACCGCGCCGCCTGA
- a CDS encoding beta-ketoacyl-ACP synthase III, producing the protein MSATLSTATGAAHAAILGVGAYRPRRVVPNSEVIDAIDSSDEWIQQRSGIKTRRFASDDETVVSMSVAAAQEALAAAGVDAPQIDCVIVATVSHLLQTPSAATMIAHQLGTEQAAAFDISAACAGFCHGVALANDMVRGGSAGYALVIGVERLSDITDPTDRGTAFIFADGAGAVVVGPSETPGIGPVVWGSDGEHYDHIRTPDWRDILASGEMKMPCLSMKGNEVFRWASYGMAKVAQQALDSAGITADQLDCFVPHQANNRITDAMARSLKLPESVRIARDIIDAGNTSAASVPMALRRMIDEGDAKSGDTALLIAFGAGLAYAAQVVVIP; encoded by the coding sequence ATGAGCGCCACCCTGAGCACCGCGACCGGAGCCGCGCACGCCGCGATCCTCGGCGTCGGCGCCTACCGCCCGCGTCGGGTCGTCCCCAACTCCGAGGTGATCGACGCGATCGACTCCAGCGACGAGTGGATCCAGCAGCGCTCCGGCATCAAGACCCGGCGCTTCGCCTCCGACGACGAGACGGTCGTCTCGATGAGCGTCGCGGCCGCCCAGGAGGCCCTGGCCGCCGCCGGCGTGGACGCCCCGCAGATCGACTGCGTGATCGTCGCCACGGTCAGCCACCTGCTGCAGACCCCGTCGGCCGCCACCATGATCGCCCACCAGCTCGGCACCGAGCAGGCGGCCGCCTTCGACATCTCCGCGGCCTGTGCCGGCTTCTGCCACGGCGTCGCGCTGGCCAACGACATGGTGCGCGGCGGCAGCGCCGGCTACGCGCTGGTCATCGGCGTCGAGCGGCTCTCCGACATCACCGACCCGACCGACCGCGGCACGGCGTTCATCTTCGCCGACGGCGCGGGCGCGGTCGTCGTGGGTCCGTCCGAGACGCCGGGCATCGGGCCGGTCGTCTGGGGCTCCGACGGCGAGCACTACGACCACATCCGCACCCCCGACTGGCGCGACATCCTGGCCTCCGGCGAGATGAAGATGCCGTGCCTGTCGATGAAGGGCAACGAGGTCTTCCGCTGGGCGTCGTACGGGATGGCCAAGGTCGCCCAGCAGGCCCTCGACAGCGCCGGCATCACCGCCGACCAGCTCGACTGCTTCGTGCCGCACCAGGCCAACAACCGGATCACCGACGCGATGGCCCGCTCGCTGAAGCTGCCGGAGTCGGTCCGGATCGCCCGCGACATCATCGACGCCGGCAACACCTCGGCGGCCTCGGTCCCGATGGCGCTGCGCCGGATGATCGACGAGGGCGACGCGAAGTCGGGCGACACCGCCCTGCTCATCGCCTTCGGCGCCGGCCTGGCGTACGCCGCCCAGGTCGTCGTCATCCCCTGA
- a CDS encoding PucR family transcriptional regulator yields the protein MSPTGSAQRAEATRQLRAATGSLSTAATSRMDADLAWFRDLSAEERSYVAMIVQAGVKGFVDWFADGGGSDPQDHALVGQVFGAAPRTMAGTVDLHQTVDLIKLTIDEVEGNIERLLDPEVLPDVHAAVLRYGREVAFATAEVYARAAEVRGRWDARLEALAVDAVLRAETDEAVLSRASAVGWSSRGEVAVVVGTAPPEASAPQTGVFDDVRRAAREGGLDALSAVQGHLLVVILGGVSHLEKDASTVVHLFGDGAVVVGPSATDLAHAHVSARVALDALRAAAGWPDAPRPVSAHDLLPERILAGDDLARREAIDDLYRPLAESRGELVETLVAYFANGAGIEATARSLFVHANTVRYRLGQIADLTGLTPSVPRDALTLQLALVLGRQSP from the coding sequence ATGTCCCCCACCGGTTCGGCGCAGCGGGCCGAGGCCACCCGGCAGCTGCGCGCCGCGACCGGCTCGCTGAGCACCGCCGCGACCTCCCGGATGGACGCCGACCTGGCCTGGTTCCGCGACCTGAGCGCCGAGGAGCGCTCGTACGTCGCGATGATCGTCCAGGCCGGCGTGAAGGGCTTCGTCGACTGGTTCGCCGACGGCGGCGGCTCCGACCCGCAGGACCACGCCCTGGTCGGCCAGGTCTTCGGCGCCGCCCCGCGCACCATGGCCGGCACCGTCGACCTGCACCAGACCGTGGACCTGATCAAGCTCACCATCGACGAGGTCGAGGGCAACATCGAGCGGCTGCTCGACCCCGAGGTGCTGCCCGACGTCCACGCCGCCGTGCTGCGCTACGGCCGCGAGGTCGCCTTCGCCACGGCCGAGGTCTACGCCCGGGCGGCCGAGGTCCGCGGCCGCTGGGACGCCCGGCTGGAGGCGCTCGCCGTCGACGCCGTGCTCCGCGCGGAGACCGACGAGGCCGTGCTGTCCCGGGCGAGCGCCGTCGGCTGGTCCTCCCGCGGTGAGGTCGCGGTCGTCGTCGGCACCGCCCCGCCCGAGGCCTCCGCGCCCCAGACCGGCGTCTTCGACGACGTACGCCGGGCGGCCCGGGAGGGCGGCCTGGACGCCCTCAGCGCGGTCCAGGGCCATCTGCTCGTGGTGATCCTCGGCGGCGTGAGCCACCTCGAGAAGGACGCGAGCACCGTCGTCCACCTGTTCGGCGACGGCGCCGTGGTCGTCGGCCCGAGCGCGACCGACCTGGCCCACGCCCATGTCTCGGCCCGGGTCGCCCTCGACGCCCTGCGCGCCGCCGCCGGTTGGCCGGACGCGCCCCGGCCGGTCTCGGCCCACGACCTGCTCCCCGAGCGGATCCTCGCCGGCGACGACCTCGCGCGGCGCGAGGCGATCGACGACCTCTACCGCCCGCTCGCGGAGTCCCGCGGCGAGCTGGTCGAGACCCTGGTCGCCTACTTCGCCAACGGCGCCGGCATCGAGGCCACCGCCCGCTCCCTGTTCGTCCACGCCAACACGGTGCGCTACCGCCTCGGCCAGATCGCCGACCTGACCGGACTCACGCCGTCCGTGCCCCGCGACGCGCTCACCCTCCAGCTGGCCCTGGTGCTGGGCCGGCAGTCCCCCTGA
- a CDS encoding SLC13 family permease — protein sequence MLTTLTSVFCLLAVVRALDGVHFFGAVAETIIALLRTRRSLVLGLVGITLVASMLITNDMALLTLLPLTVVTLRATGNDDLLTFVFVMETVAANLGGMITPFGSPQNLYLYQFYGLGLGDFLRIMVLPFAASVVLIVLACLRVGSTPHEPVVLPHRVVVGRTLLYLALFALTVAIVVRAVPAWAGLVVVLVLLVADRSALLKVDWLLLVVLAVFFAVAEGLSRVPSVASALGDVLAWDPLVVSALASQVLSNVPTAVLAAPFTGEHAQLLVGVNIGGVGTVVASLASLITLRQHVAERPGETRRFLRVFTVVNVGFLAVLLVVTRGAVAAGWL from the coding sequence GTGCTGACGACCCTCACCAGCGTCTTCTGCCTGCTGGCGGTGGTGCGGGCGCTCGACGGCGTGCACTTCTTCGGGGCGGTGGCCGAGACCATCATCGCGCTGCTGCGCACCCGGCGCTCCCTGGTGCTGGGTCTGGTCGGCATCACCCTGGTCGCCTCGATGCTGATCACCAACGACATGGCGCTGCTGACGCTGCTGCCGTTGACCGTGGTGACGCTGCGGGCGACGGGCAACGACGACCTGCTGACCTTCGTCTTCGTGATGGAGACGGTCGCGGCCAACCTCGGCGGTATGATCACGCCCTTCGGCAGCCCGCAGAACCTCTACCTCTACCAGTTCTACGGGCTCGGGCTGGGCGACTTCCTGCGGATCATGGTGCTGCCGTTCGCGGCGTCCGTGGTGCTGATCGTGCTCGCCTGCCTGCGGGTGGGCAGCACGCCGCACGAGCCCGTGGTGCTGCCGCACCGGGTGGTCGTCGGCCGGACCCTGCTCTACCTGGCGCTGTTCGCGCTGACGGTCGCGATCGTGGTCCGGGCGGTCCCGGCCTGGGCCGGGCTGGTCGTCGTACTGGTGCTGCTGGTGGCCGACCGCTCGGCGCTGCTGAAGGTCGACTGGCTGCTGCTGGTGGTGCTCGCCGTCTTCTTCGCGGTCGCCGAGGGCCTGTCCCGGGTGCCGAGCGTGGCGAGCGCGCTGGGAGACGTGCTCGCCTGGGACCCGCTGGTCGTGAGCGCCCTCGCCAGCCAGGTGCTGTCGAACGTGCCGACGGCGGTGCTCGCGGCGCCGTTCACCGGCGAGCACGCGCAGCTGCTCGTCGGGGTCAACATCGGCGGGGTCGGGACCGTCGTGGCGTCGCTGGCGAGCCTGATCACGCTGCGGCAGCACGTGGCGGAGCGGCCGGGGGAGACCCGGCGCTTCCTGCGGGTCTTCACGGTGGTCAACGTCGGGTTCCTGGCGGTGCTGCTGGTCGTCACGCGAGGGGCGGTCGCGGCCGGCTGGCTGTGA
- a CDS encoding DUF3145 domain-containing protein, which produces MSATRGVFYVHSAPSALCPHIEWAVGGVLGVPVNPDWTPQPAQSGTYRAEFSWTGKVGSAAEMASALRGWNHLRFEVTEEPTSSTEGARFSYTPDLGVFHAVMGLHGDIMIPEDRLKASVVRAALGEVTLENEIDKLLGKPWDDELETFRHAGEGAPVRWLHQVV; this is translated from the coding sequence ATGAGTGCGACCAGGGGCGTGTTCTACGTCCACTCCGCGCCGTCCGCGCTGTGCCCCCACATCGAGTGGGCCGTGGGCGGTGTGCTCGGCGTACCCGTCAACCCGGACTGGACGCCGCAGCCGGCGCAGTCGGGGACCTACCGGGCCGAGTTCTCCTGGACCGGCAAGGTCGGCTCGGCCGCCGAGATGGCCTCCGCGCTGCGCGGATGGAACCACCTGCGCTTCGAGGTGACCGAGGAGCCGACCTCCTCGACCGAGGGCGCCCGGTTCTCCTACACGCCCGACCTGGGCGTCTTCCACGCCGTGATGGGCCTGCACGGCGACATCATGATCCCCGAGGACCGGCTCAAGGCGTCGGTGGTCCGCGCCGCGCTCGGCGAGGTCACCCTCGAGAACGAGATCGACAAGCTCCTCGGCAAGCCGTGGGACGACGAGCTGGAGACCTTCCGGCACGCCGGTGAGGGTGCTCCCGTCCGCTGGCTGCACCAGGTCGTCTGA
- a CDS encoding tetratricopeptide repeat protein, protein MADQRGRRDGAGAPRKGAPRQGGAPRKGASSRGGEDRKPYDRKPGGDRKPGDRKPSGDRRRSDDRKPAGRGGQGGPERRPRLDPAERTEKQAVYDGPPLPEDVTGAELSASVRAHLKGLPEKLAARVARHLAAAGQLVDDEPEVAYQHTLAAKARAPRIAVVREAVGEAAYAAGHYAEALSELRAAKRMNGATAYLPIMADCHRALGNPTRALELAKSPSVAKFVPAAKAEMTLVEAGARRDLGQLDAALRTLEVSPLNTKTREPWVVRLRYAYADTLEEAGRLNDALTWFHKTNAIDADEITDAAERAEAVEKRIDRG, encoded by the coding sequence GTGGCAGACCAGCGTGGCCGTCGTGACGGCGCGGGTGCCCCCCGCAAGGGTGCGCCCCGACAGGGTGGAGCTCCCCGCAAGGGTGCGAGCTCCCGGGGCGGCGAGGACCGCAAGCCCTATGACCGCAAGCCCGGCGGAGATCGCAAGCCGGGTGACCGCAAGCCGAGCGGCGACCGCCGCCGCTCCGACGACCGGAAGCCCGCGGGCCGCGGTGGTCAGGGTGGTCCCGAGCGGCGTCCGCGGCTCGACCCGGCGGAGCGGACGGAGAAGCAGGCCGTCTACGACGGTCCGCCGCTGCCCGAGGACGTGACCGGTGCCGAGCTGAGCGCCTCGGTGCGGGCGCATCTGAAGGGGCTGCCGGAGAAGCTCGCCGCACGCGTCGCGCGGCACCTCGCTGCCGCCGGTCAGCTGGTCGACGACGAGCCGGAGGTCGCCTACCAGCACACGCTGGCCGCCAAGGCCCGGGCGCCGCGGATCGCGGTGGTCCGGGAGGCGGTGGGCGAGGCGGCGTACGCGGCCGGGCACTACGCCGAGGCGCTCTCGGAGCTGCGGGCGGCGAAGCGGATGAACGGCGCGACGGCGTACCTGCCGATCATGGCCGACTGCCACCGCGCGCTCGGCAACCCGACCCGGGCGCTGGAGCTCGCGAAGAGCCCGTCCGTGGCGAAGTTCGTGCCGGCCGCCAAGGCGGAGATGACGCTGGTGGAGGCCGGAGCACGTCGCGACCTGGGCCAGCTGGACGCCGCGCTGCGCACGCTCGAGGTCTCGCCGCTGAACACGAAGACCCGGGAGCCGTGGGTGGTCCGGCTGCGCTATGCGTACGCCGACACCCTGGAGGAGGCGGGCCGGCTCAACGACGCACTCACCTGGTTCCACAAGACCAATGCGATCGACGCCGACGAGATCACCGACGCCGCGGAGCGCGCGGAGGCGGTGGAGAAGCGGATCGACCGCGGCTGA
- a CDS encoding alpha/beta fold hydrolase, giving the protein MTFPAPRIPEQPKRPTLEGSVAVRDGRRLSFAEYGSRRGPAIVWMHGTPGARRQIPVDARAYAEEVGARIIGIDRPGIGSSTPHLYANVLDWTADLTLLLDALAIDSARVIGLSGGGPYALAAGAALPDRVPGVGVLGGVAPTRGPDAAEGGIIQLAVHAAPLLAATRVPLGVALTGAIRTVKPLAGPALDLYAAVQPPGDKNLLARPEFKAMFLDDLLNGSRFQTSAPLADLVLFTRDWGFRLAEVGVPVRWWHGDDDHIVPFRHGRHCVDRLPDATMTTIDGESHLGGLGIAVRVMDELLALGA; this is encoded by the coding sequence ATGACATTTCCTGCTCCCCGGATCCCCGAGCAGCCGAAGCGGCCCACGCTCGAGGGCAGTGTCGCCGTCAGGGACGGCCGGCGGCTCAGCTTCGCGGAGTACGGCTCGCGACGCGGCCCGGCGATCGTGTGGATGCACGGCACGCCCGGGGCGCGTCGCCAGATCCCCGTCGACGCGCGGGCGTACGCCGAGGAGGTGGGGGCGCGGATCATCGGGATCGACCGCCCGGGGATCGGGTCGTCGACGCCGCACCTCTACGCCAACGTGCTCGACTGGACCGCCGACCTGACCCTGCTGCTCGACGCTCTCGCGATCGACAGCGCGCGGGTGATCGGGCTGTCCGGCGGTGGTCCGTACGCGCTCGCCGCCGGCGCCGCGCTGCCCGACCGGGTGCCCGGGGTGGGCGTGCTCGGCGGCGTGGCGCCGACCCGGGGACCGGACGCCGCGGAGGGCGGGATCATCCAGCTGGCCGTGCACGCGGCGCCGCTGCTGGCCGCGACCCGGGTGCCGCTCGGGGTGGCGCTGACGGGTGCGATCCGCACCGTCAAGCCGCTGGCGGGTCCCGCGCTGGACCTGTACGCCGCGGTGCAGCCGCCGGGGGACAAGAACCTGCTGGCGCGTCCCGAGTTCAAGGCGATGTTCCTCGACGACCTGCTCAACGGGAGCCGGTTCCAGACCTCGGCGCCGTTGGCGGACCTGGTGCTGTTCACCCGGGACTGGGGCTTCCGGCTGGCCGAGGTGGGCGTGCCGGTGCGCTGGTGGCACGGCGACGACGACCACATCGTGCCCTTCCGGCACGGCCGGCACTGCGTCGACCGGCTCCCGGACGCCACGATGACCACGATCGACGGAGAGAGCCACCTGGGTGGGTTGGGCATCGCGGTGCGCGTCATGGACGAGCTGCTGGCGCTCGGCGCCTGA
- a CDS encoding ACP S-malonyltransferase, producing MLVIVAPGQGAQTPGFLSPWLEDDTVAADLDWLSAVAGLDLVHYGTEADEDTIRDTKIAQPLLVAAGLVAARRLGATPDAVTGHSVGELTAAVGAGVLTAEQAMVLVRERGSAMAAAAAVTPTGMTAVLGGDRDAVLAAIAAQGLTAANDNGPGQIVAAGTTEQLAAFAENPPQGGRLRPLSVAGAFHSPHMAPAVDHVTRLARAVAVADAHTPFLTNSDGTAISAGRDVLDRIVGQIARPVRWDLCLATMTELGVTGVLELPPAGTLTGIAKRYFRGREPGVETFALSGPEQLDEARAFCERHARQSQVVPA from the coding sequence GTGCTCGTGATCGTGGCCCCCGGACAAGGCGCGCAGACGCCAGGATTCCTCTCGCCCTGGCTGGAGGACGACACCGTCGCCGCCGACCTCGACTGGCTCTCCGCCGTCGCCGGGCTGGACCTGGTCCACTACGGCACCGAGGCCGACGAGGACACGATCCGCGACACCAAGATCGCCCAGCCGCTGCTGGTCGCTGCCGGCCTGGTGGCCGCCCGCCGGCTCGGAGCCACCCCGGACGCCGTCACCGGCCACAGCGTCGGTGAGCTCACCGCGGCCGTCGGCGCCGGCGTCCTCACCGCCGAGCAGGCCATGGTGCTGGTCCGCGAGCGTGGCAGCGCGATGGCCGCGGCCGCCGCGGTGACCCCGACCGGCATGACCGCCGTCCTCGGCGGGGACCGCGACGCGGTGCTCGCCGCCATCGCCGCCCAGGGCCTGACCGCCGCCAACGACAACGGCCCCGGCCAGATCGTCGCCGCCGGCACGACCGAGCAGCTCGCCGCCTTCGCCGAGAACCCTCCCCAGGGCGGCCGGCTGCGGCCGCTCTCGGTGGCCGGCGCCTTCCACTCCCCCCACATGGCCCCCGCCGTCGACCACGTCACGCGCCTGGCGCGCGCGGTCGCCGTGGCCGACGCCCACACGCCCTTCCTCACCAACTCCGACGGCACCGCGATCTCGGCGGGCCGTGACGTGCTCGACCGGATCGTCGGCCAGATCGCGCGCCCGGTCCGCTGGGACCTGTGCCTGGCCACGATGACCGAGCTCGGCGTCACCGGCGTCCTGGAGCTGCCGCCGGCCGGCACCCTCACCGGGATCGCGAAGCGCTACTTCCGCGGCCGCGAGCCGGGGGTCGAGACCTTCGCCCTCTCCGGACCCGAGCAGCTCGACGAGGCCCGCGCCTTCTGCGAGCGCCACGCCCGCCAGTCCCAGGTCGTGCCCGCATGA
- a CDS encoding alpha/beta fold hydrolase: MSVGNDVRHEVEYVTLHGKRRAYVKKGSGPAVLLLHGLACDHTTWAHVIDDLAERYTVIAPDLLGHGLSDKPRADYTLGGYANGMRDLLTVLGIDKVTVVGHSFGGGVAMQFAYQFPERTQRVMLVSTGGLGPEVTPMIRLIQVPGWFRAVGLLTLPGIRQVETFALRTASGRLTFGPLRKYTRDLDEVADIVDSWKDRRTRFAIRHLVRAVIDWRGQIVTMADRAYLSEAMPMSVLWGVEDQVIPATHAENARALAPDVRVDVLADAGHFPHKDHPEEFVRLLDDFISTTEPAAYNRARFRRMLKAGATAPLGPLAAVAAAEARDEAVTPA; encoded by the coding sequence ATGTCGGTGGGGAACGACGTCCGGCACGAGGTCGAGTACGTCACGCTGCACGGCAAGCGCCGGGCGTACGTCAAGAAGGGGTCGGGGCCGGCGGTCCTGCTGCTGCACGGGCTGGCCTGCGACCACACGACGTGGGCGCACGTCATCGACGACCTCGCCGAGCGCTACACCGTGATCGCACCGGACCTGCTCGGCCACGGCCTGTCCGACAAGCCGCGGGCCGACTACACCCTCGGCGGGTACGCCAACGGGATGCGCGACCTGCTCACCGTCCTCGGCATCGACAAGGTGACCGTGGTCGGCCACAGCTTCGGCGGCGGCGTCGCGATGCAGTTCGCCTACCAGTTCCCCGAGCGGACCCAGCGGGTGATGCTCGTCTCCACCGGCGGCCTCGGGCCCGAGGTGACGCCGATGATCCGGCTGATCCAGGTGCCGGGCTGGTTCCGCGCCGTCGGGCTGCTCACGCTCCCCGGGATCCGGCAGGTCGAGACCTTCGCGCTGCGGACGGCGTCCGGTCGGCTCACCTTCGGACCGCTGCGCAAGTACACCCGCGACCTCGACGAGGTCGCCGACATCGTCGATTCGTGGAAGGACCGGCGCACCCGGTTCGCGATCCGCCACCTGGTCCGTGCCGTCATCGACTGGCGTGGCCAGATCGTGACCATGGCGGACCGCGCCTACCTCAGCGAGGCGATGCCGATGTCGGTGCTGTGGGGCGTGGAGGACCAAGTGATCCCCGCGACGCACGCCGAGAACGCGCGGGCGCTGGCGCCCGACGTGCGGGTCGACGTGCTGGCCGACGCCGGGCACTTCCCCCACAAGGACCACCCGGAGGAGTTCGTCCGGCTGCTCGACGACTTCATCTCCACGACCGAGCCGGCGGCGTACAACCGGGCGCGGTTCCGGCGGATGCTCAAGGCCGGTGCGACCGCGCCGCTCGGGCCGCTGGCGGCGGTCGCCGCAGCGGAGGCTCGCGACGAGGCGGTCACCCCTGCCTGA
- the fabF gene encoding beta-ketoacyl-ACP synthase II — translation MSRTRVVVTGLGTTSPLGGDVASTWEGLLAGRSGIRPLGDLAEGLPVKIGGTAAVEPTDVLDRVVARRLDRSSQFALVAALEAWADSGLDAVQEAGDLDGERFGVAFASGIGGVQTLLSNHEVLLEKGPRRVSPISVPMLMANAPAATISLKLGARGPVNTPVSACASGNEAISLAADQIRLGRVDVAIAGGTEAAIHPLPIAAFANMMALSKNDGDPTTVSRPFDVARDGFVLGEGAGALVLESLEHAQARGARIYAEVLGTGITADAHDIAQPDPAGRGGARAIKAAVADAGVTPSDIAHVNAHATSTPQGDVAESLMLHAVLGSAANDLVVSATKSMTGHLLGGAGALEAVATVLALHHRTAPPTINLDEKDERVELDVATKPRDLPLGDIAAINNSFGFGGANVAVVFGSPS, via the coding sequence ATGTCCCGCACTCGTGTCGTCGTGACCGGCTTGGGCACCACCAGCCCGCTCGGCGGCGACGTCGCCAGCACCTGGGAGGGCCTGCTCGCCGGTCGCTCGGGGATCCGTCCCCTCGGCGACCTGGCTGAGGGTCTCCCCGTCAAGATCGGTGGCACGGCCGCCGTCGAGCCCACCGACGTCCTCGACCGCGTCGTCGCCCGGCGCCTGGACCGCTCCTCGCAGTTCGCCCTGGTGGCGGCGCTCGAGGCGTGGGCCGACTCCGGGCTCGACGCCGTCCAGGAGGCGGGCGACCTCGACGGCGAACGGTTCGGCGTCGCCTTCGCCTCCGGCATCGGCGGCGTGCAGACGCTGCTGTCCAACCACGAGGTGCTGCTCGAGAAGGGGCCGCGGCGGGTCTCGCCGATCTCCGTGCCCATGCTGATGGCGAACGCCCCGGCGGCGACCATCAGCCTCAAGCTGGGCGCCCGCGGCCCGGTCAACACCCCGGTCTCGGCGTGCGCGTCCGGCAACGAGGCGATCTCGCTGGCCGCCGACCAGATCCGGCTCGGCCGCGTCGACGTCGCCATCGCCGGCGGCACCGAGGCGGCCATCCACCCGCTGCCCATCGCCGCCTTCGCCAACATGATGGCGCTGTCGAAGAACGACGGCGACCCCACCACCGTGTCGCGGCCCTTCGACGTGGCCCGCGACGGCTTCGTGCTCGGTGAGGGCGCCGGCGCCCTCGTCCTCGAGTCGCTGGAGCACGCCCAGGCCCGCGGCGCCCGGATCTACGCCGAGGTCCTCGGCACCGGCATCACCGCCGACGCCCACGACATCGCGCAGCCCGACCCGGCCGGTCGCGGTGGCGCCCGCGCCATCAAGGCCGCGGTCGCCGACGCCGGCGTGACGCCGTCCGACATCGCCCACGTCAACGCGCACGCCACCTCGACCCCGCAGGGCGACGTCGCCGAGTCGCTGATGCTGCACGCGGTCCTCGGCTCGGCGGCCAACGACCTGGTCGTCTCGGCCACCAAGTCGATGACCGGTCACCTGCTCGGCGGCGCCGGCGCCCTCGAGGCGGTCGCCACGGTGCTCGCGCTGCACCACCGCACCGCTCCCCCGACCATCAACCTCGACGAGAAGGACGAGCGCGTCGAGCTCGACGTCGCCACCAAGCCGCGGGACCTCCCGCTGGGCGACATCGCCGCGATCAACAACTCCTTCGGCTTCGGCGGCGCGAACGTCGCCGTCGTCTTCGGGTCGCCCTCCTGA